The following is a genomic window from Geminicoccus roseus DSM 18922.
GCCAAGGATTACGGCGTGGTGATCCGCACGGTCGACAAGGACCGGGCGCTCTACGAGGTCGATGCCGATGCCACGGAGAAGCTCCGGGCGGAGATCCGCACCCAACGGAAAGGCTGGCTGGAGGAGGAGCCGGAGGCGGTGGCGCAGCTCTACCGCGATGGCAAGGTCGACCAATTGGACCTGGTGCGCCGCTACGGCGTGATCCTGGACTGGAGCACGGGCGAACTGGCAGTCAACTCGACCAACCAGTTCCGCGAGATGGTGAAGAAGCGCTCCGCGGCGCACTGGGCGGAGTGAACAGGAAAGGGGCAGGCGGCTGCCTGCCCCGTCATTGCGGGCTGCCTGTCTGTCAGACGTCGATGCCGTAGTCGGCCAGTTCCGGCAGCATCGCCTCGATCACGAAGTCGACGAAGGCCTCCGGCGCGTCCAGGAAGAACTCCCGGTCGGAATAGCTGCCGACCTGTGCCGGCAGGCCCCGGGTCGCCGTCCAGGCGGCCAGTTCCTCCAGGTCCGCCCGCGGCGTGCCGCTCAGGAACGAGACCTGCGAGGAGCGCTTGTCGGTGTCGCGATGGGTGCAGTCGCTCCGGTTGAACTGAAGATCGACGTTGCTGCCCGGCTGGCGCATCCAGATGGCCCGCTCTGTCCGGCGCAGCTCGATGAAGCCGAGCCGTTCGAGGAACATCTCGACGACGATGTCGAAGTAACGCGCATCGACCCGCTGCGCGACGTGATTGAACTTCATGGGGGCGACACCTCCGTCTCTTGGCATCCGGCTCAGCTTCCGGCCGCGGCCTCCCGCCGCGCAAGCGATTGCTCGCCGGCGGTGTCGCGTCCACTGCGGCCCGGCCACGGCAGACGCAGCTCCTTCGAGCCGGTGAGGCCGGCCGGCATGAAAATCAGAATCAGCGCCATGCCGATGCCCAATGCGATTTCCTGCGAACCCTCGGGCAGCGCGAAGGTGGAAGCGCCGACGGCGACTCCCGCCTCGAGGTAGCGGAAGAACTCCACGAAGACCGTCACCGCCAGCACGCCGACCACCGCGCCAGTGACGCTGCCCATGCCGCCGATGATCAGCATGGCGAGCGTGATGAAGGTCAGCTGCAGATAGAACATGTCGACGGTCACCACGCCCAGGAACTGTGCGTAGAGCGTTCCGCCCAGGCCCACGACGAAGGCGGAGAGGACGAAGGCTGCCAGCCGGACCCGCACGATGCTGATCCCTGAAGCCTTGGCGGCGACCGGATCGTCGCGGGTCGCCCGGAGCATCAGGCCGAACCTGGAGCCCTTGAACCAGAACGCGATCACGATCGAGACCAGGGCGAAGGCCAGGCCGATCCAGGGATCCACTACCGTCGGAATGCCGATGATCGAGCTGACCCCGGCGGTTACCGACTCCCAGTTGGAGTAGATGTTGTTGACGATCGCCAGGAAGGCAAAGGTGGCGATCGAGGCGGCGATGCCGGACAGCCGCATGATCGCCGCCCCGAACACCAGCGCCACCAGGGCCGCCAGGACAGCGCCGCCGGCCACCGCCACCAGGAACGGGTACTGGTTCTCCTGCAGGAACACTGGCAGGCCGGTGAGCATCAGCTGCTTCCACATCGGGTTGCAGGTGGCCCAGGCGGCGACATAGGCGGCGATGCACATGAAGCCGATATGGCCGAAGGACACGACACCGGAATTGCCGATGAAGATCGACAGCCCGACCACCACGGTCAGGCGGATCAGCGCCTCGGTGATCGTCAGGCTCATGTCCTCGCCGCCCAGGAAGGCGGTGACCGCGGTGATCGCGGTCAGGCCCACCAGGAGAGCCAGGACGGACAGCACGGCTCGGGTGCTGCGGGTCGTGGAGGACTGGGTCATACGCGCTCCACGAGGGCTTTGGTAGGAACGAGGCCGCTGGGGCGGACGAGGAGCATCAGGATGACGATGCCGAACACGAAGGAATCGCGGAACGGCCGGAGTTCGTCGGGCAGGTAGGCCTGCAGGAACACGGCGGTGAACGCGACGGCGAAGCCGCCGGTGGCGGCGCCGATCAGGCTGCCCATGCCGCCGACCACCGTGGCGATGAAGGCGAACAGCATGAGCTGCACGCCCATGGTCTGGCTGAGCGTGCCGGTCTGGGACAGGAGGAGAAGCGAGGCCACCGCCGCAAGCACGCCGGACAGGGCGAAGGCCAGCCCGATCACGATGTTGCCGCGCACGCCGAGATAGCGGGCCATTTTAAAGTCCTCAGCGGCGGCGCGCATCTGGATGCCCAGCGAGGTGCGCTTCAGGAGCAAGGTGAGCGCCGCCATCAGGACGACGGTGGCGACGATCGTCACGATCTGCAGCAAGGGAATGCGCAGGTCGCCAAGCTGGATCTGGTAGTTCAGGTTGGACCACAGATCGATGCTCTTCGGCCGCGAGCCATAGAACATCAGGATCAGGTTCTGGATCACGAAGCTGACCGCGAACGAAGAGATCATCAGGGTCGATGGATCGGCGCGTCGGACGTGCCGGAACACCAGGAAGTCGGAAAGCAGGGCGGCGACGACCACGATCAGCGCCACCACCAAGACCACCAGGAACCAGGGCCACGAGCCGATGAACAGGGTGGCGACCGCCTCGGTGGACGGGATGATCAGGGCATAGGCGCCAAGGGTGATCAGGTCGCCATAGGCGAAGTTGATCAGCCGCAGGATGCCGAACAGAAGGCCGATGCCCAGGGCCGCCAGCGCGTAGAGGCTGCCGAGCGACAAGGCGTCAATGAAGGTCTGGGCAAAGTTGATCATGCCGCTGCCTCCTTGTCGGCCTGAGCCTCGTCGAAGCCGAAATAGGCGCTGGCAATCGCCTCGCCGTCCTGCAGGTCGGCAGTGGCGCCGTGCAGGAGAATGCGTCCGTTGCGCAGGACATAGATGCGATCGCTGAACTTCAGCATCCGGTCGGAACTCTGCTCGTTGATCAGGAGGGTGAGGCCTCGCTCGCGCCGCAGGGCCAGGAGCGTGTCATAGACGGTGTCCACGATCATCGGGGCCAAGCCCAGCGACGGCTCGTCGACCAGCAGCAACCGCGGCCGGGTCATCAGGGCCCGGGCGATCACGAGCATCTGCTGCTCGCCCCCGGAAAGCCGGCCGGCTGGCTGCCGCCACCGCTCCTTCAGGCGCGGGAAGTAACCCAGAAGCTGCTCGGTATCCTGCGCGACATGCCGCCGGTCACTCATGGTGAAGGTGCCGATCAGCAGATTTTCCTCGACCGTCAGCGTGCCGAACACGTGCCGTCCTTCAGGGACCAGAGAGATCCCAAGCCGTGCGATGTTCTCCGGACGCATGCCCACGAGCCGCCGGCCATCGAAGGTAATCTGGCCGCGAGCCGGCGAGACGCCGCCGGCGATGGCGGCCATCAGCGTGGACTTGCCAGCACCGTTCGGACCTACCACGCAGACCGCCTCGCGTTCCTTCACGGCGACCGATACCCCAGCGAGAGCGGTCGTACCGCCATAGCTGACCGCTAGATCCTGGACCTCCAGCATCAGTGATGAGCCTCCGAATGCTCGAGCTGCCGCTCGCTTTCGCCGCCCAGGTAGGCGTGGATCACGGCTTTGTCGTTCTTGATCTCTTCGGGTGTGCCTTCGGCAATGGTGCGACCGCTGTCCAGCACGTGGATCCGGTCGCAGGTGCCCATGACCATGCGCATGTTGTGCTCAATCAGGAGGATGCCGCAACCGAACGTGCCCGGGATCGCGAGCACGATCCGGGAGAGTTCGTCGCATTCCGCGTCCGACATGCCGGCCGCCGGCTCGTCGAGCAGGATGAAGGCTGGTCCCAGCATCAGGGCCCGGGCGATGCCAACGCGGCGCTCGTCCGTGTAGGCAAGACCTCCCGCCATGACGTCCGCCTTGTCGGCCAGGCCGATCCACTGGAGCATTTCCACCGCCAGGCGGTGCGCCTGGCGCCGGCCCAGGCCCATCCCGTTGGCGGTGACCTCCACGTTCTCGGTCACCGAGAGATGCTTGAACAGCCGCCCCGCCTGGAAGGTGCGGGCGACCCCTCGATGACGGAAATGCTCTGCCGTCCAGCCATGGGTGCTGACGCCGCCGAGCAGGATGCGGCCTTCGGTGGGAGCCTGGAATCCGGTGAGACAGTTGACGAGGGTCGTCTTGCCCGCGCCGTTTGGCCCGATCAGGCCTAGGATCTTCTCCCGTTCCAGGTGCAGGGTGACACCGCCTATGGCGGTGAGACCGCCAAACTGGACCGAAATCCCTTCTGCCTTGAGGCTGGCGGCCTCCGATCGTTCGACGCCCGGGGCGCTCTTGGAAGGTACGGTGGTCATTTAGGTGCCAACCCGCTCCGCTTGTGATCACACTGGTGCTTAAGGGATCAGTTGCCGTGGCAGAAGCCAGGAAATACCGCTTGTCATCGGGGAGCAAGAAGCGTGCAATCCGTGGGCAAGCGGCCTGTCAGGAATGGCCCTCAAGCGCTGGTACGGCTCTTGCTGCCGTCCAGCCCGTGGCCTTTCCGGCGGAAGCCGCGACAATTGGGGGGAGCAGAGCATGCTCAGCACTAGGATCCTGAGCGCAGTCGCGTTCGGCGCTGCACTGACCATGGGAGCAACGTCTCCGCAGGCAGCCGAGGACGACATCGTCCTGGGCTTCGCCGTCGCCGAATCCGGCATGATGGCGGCCTACGACAGCGATTCCATGAAGATGGCAAAGCTGTGGATGGAGGAGCAGAACGAGAAGGGCGGGCTCCTCGGCAAGAAGCTCACCCAGGTGACTGCGGACACCAAGTCCGACCGCGTCGAGGGTGCCAAGGCCGGGCAGCGCGTCCTGCGTGAGGGCGCTGACCTGGTGTTTGCCACGTGCGACTATGATTATGGCGCGCCGGCGGCCCTGCAGGCGCAGCAGGCGGAGGTCATCTCCGTGTTCCTGTGCGCGGGCGATCCGAAAGCCGGGGTGATGGGCGTCGGCCCCTATTCCTTCACCTCCTCCAACGCGGCGCAGGTCGAGGGTGCCACGCTTGCCGAGTGGGGCATGGAGAAGAAGGGCTTCAAGACCGCCTATCTGCTGCTTGACGAGACACTGGAGTACAACAAGTCGGCCTGTGCCGGCTTCGAGTGGGCATTCCCCAAGGTCGGGGGCGAGATCGTCGGCCAGGATGTCTTCAAGGGCAGCGACGCCTCGATCGCCTCGCAGATCACCCGCTACCGCTCGGTGGCTGCCGAGAAGCCGGTCGACGTGTTCGTGCTGTGCTCGTCGATGCCCGGTGCCGGAAGTGCGCTGCGCCAGATCCGCGCGGCCGGCATCGACATCCCGGTGTTCGGCTCGCAGTCGATGGACGGTCTGTACTGGCAGGACGCCGTGCCCGGCCTGACCGACTTCTACGTGCCGATCCAGGCCTCGTCCTATGGCGATGACCCGCGTCCCGAGGTCAACGAGCTGACCAAGCGCTTCGAGGAGATGTACGGGTCGCCGCCGGCCAGCCAGTACGCCTACCCGATCTATGCCTGGCTGGAACTGTGGGCCAAGGCCGTGGAGAAGGCTGGCACCACCGACGCCAAGGAAGTCGTCGATGTGATGAACACCTACAAGGACGAGCCGACCCTGCTCGGGCCCAGGACGTTCACACCCATGCTGCACATCCAGGACCAGCCGCTTGAACTGATCGCCATGGTCGGCAGCGGCAAGGGCGAGGTGATCGACCAGTGGCGCATTTCCGAGCCCGTCCCGCAGGAGGTGCTCTACCGCCTGAAGAAGTGAGCTTCCGCTCCTGAAAAGAAACGCCCCCGCCGGCTGGCGGGGGCGTTTGCATCTGGACGCTGCCTGTCCCGCTATTCGGTCAGGCCATAGAAGCGGCGCGCCGCTTCCTGGCTGACAAAGCCTTCCGCCACATCCTGGAGCACCGCCTCACGATCTCGTTGCAGGGGATCGCCGTAGCCACCGCCGCCAGCCGTCACGAGTTGGATGCGATCACCAGGCTCGAACACCACGTTCGCGTACTTGCTGCTCGACACCTTGTTGTTGGTCTCGCGCACGGTGGTCCAGGTCTCGGTTCCCGCCTTCATGATCCTGGTACCGCCCGCAGCGCCGCGCTCGCCGCCGAACAGCGGGAAGGGCCCGGTCTCGTGGCGGTCGCTGCACTGCGAGCCGGTGATCGGCACGGTGGTGACGAAGAGCGTGCGCTTGAAGCCGAGGCCGCCGCGCCACTGCCCGGCGCCCCCGGAATCCTGGACAAGCTCGCAGTTCTCGACGCGCAGGGGAAAGCGGGTCTCGAACACCTCGGTCGGATTGAAGCGACAGTTGCCGTTGATGGCGTTGACGGTGTTATTGCCGTCATGACCTTTCCGGCCACCCCAGCCGC
Proteins encoded in this region:
- a CDS encoding branched-chain amino acid ABC transporter permease, whose product is MTQSSTTRSTRAVLSVLALLVGLTAITAVTAFLGGEDMSLTITEALIRLTVVVGLSIFIGNSGVVSFGHIGFMCIAAYVAAWATCNPMWKQLMLTGLPVFLQENQYPFLVAVAGGAVLAALVALVFGAAIMRLSGIAASIATFAFLAIVNNIYSNWESVTAGVSSIIGIPTVVDPWIGLAFALVSIVIAFWFKGSRFGLMLRATRDDPVAAKASGISIVRVRLAAFVLSAFVVGLGGTLYAQFLGVVTVDMFYLQLTFITLAMLIIGGMGSVTGAVVGVLAVTVFVEFFRYLEAGVAVGASTFALPEGSQEIALGIGMALILIFMPAGLTGSKELRLPWPGRSGRDTAGEQSLARREAAAGS
- a CDS encoding branched-chain amino acid ABC transporter permease; translated protein: MINFAQTFIDALSLGSLYALAALGIGLLFGILRLINFAYGDLITLGAYALIIPSTEAVATLFIGSWPWFLVVLVVALIVVVAALLSDFLVFRHVRRADPSTLMISSFAVSFVIQNLILMFYGSRPKSIDLWSNLNYQIQLGDLRIPLLQIVTIVATVVLMAALTLLLKRTSLGIQMRAAAEDFKMARYLGVRGNIVIGLAFALSGVLAAVASLLLLSQTGTLSQTMGVQLMLFAFIATVVGGMGSLIGAATGGFAVAFTAVFLQAYLPDELRPFRDSFVFGIVILMLLVRPSGLVPTKALVERV
- a CDS encoding ABC transporter ATP-binding protein, producing MLEVQDLAVSYGGTTALAGVSVAVKEREAVCVVGPNGAGKSTLMAAIAGGVSPARGQITFDGRRLVGMRPENIARLGISLVPEGRHVFGTLTVEENLLIGTFTMSDRRHVAQDTEQLLGYFPRLKERWRQPAGRLSGGEQQMLVIARALMTRPRLLLVDEPSLGLAPMIVDTVYDTLLALRRERGLTLLINEQSSDRMLKFSDRIYVLRNGRILLHGATADLQDGEAIASAYFGFDEAQADKEAAA
- a CDS encoding ABC transporter ATP-binding protein → MTTVPSKSAPGVERSEAASLKAEGISVQFGGLTAIGGVTLHLEREKILGLIGPNGAGKTTLVNCLTGFQAPTEGRILLGGVSTHGWTAEHFRHRGVARTFQAGRLFKHLSVTENVEVTANGMGLGRRQAHRLAVEMLQWIGLADKADVMAGGLAYTDERRVGIARALMLGPAFILLDEPAAGMSDAECDELSRIVLAIPGTFGCGILLIEHNMRMVMGTCDRIHVLDSGRTIAEGTPEEIKNDKAVIHAYLGGESERQLEHSEAHH
- a CDS encoding ABC transporter substrate-binding protein, whose protein sequence is MLSTRILSAVAFGAALTMGATSPQAAEDDIVLGFAVAESGMMAAYDSDSMKMAKLWMEEQNEKGGLLGKKLTQVTADTKSDRVEGAKAGQRVLREGADLVFATCDYDYGAPAALQAQQAEVISVFLCAGDPKAGVMGVGPYSFTSSNAAQVEGATLAEWGMEKKGFKTAYLLLDETLEYNKSACAGFEWAFPKVGGEIVGQDVFKGSDASIASQITRYRSVAAEKPVDVFVLCSSMPGAGSALRQIRAAGIDIPVFGSQSMDGLYWQDAVPGLTDFYVPIQASSYGDDPRPEVNELTKRFEEMYGSPPASQYAYPIYAWLELWAKAVEKAGTTDAKEVVDVMNTYKDEPTLLGPRTFTPMLHIQDQPLELIAMVGSGKGEVIDQWRISEPVPQEVLYRLKK